One region of Roseiconus lacunae genomic DNA includes:
- a CDS encoding O-acetylhomoserine aminocarboxypropyltransferase/cysteine synthase family protein — protein MSDQLRRGTLSLHAGQEPDPTTNSRAVPIYATTSYTFNDTDHAAALFGLAEFGNIYSRLMNPTVDVLEKRLAALDGGVTGLCFASGQAAITAAVLTLAHSGQNIVSSTSLYGGTWTLFTQTLKSLGIEVRFFDPNEPEKIHELVDENTRLVYMESIGNPKNDVPDFKAIADAAHSAPHGPLPVLCDNTVMTPMLLRPIEHGIDIVIYSTTKFLGGHGVHIGGAIVDSGNFKWADNPDKWPEFCGPSPSYHGAVFEEHLRPMGNISYLVHIRTHWLRDTGAAMSPFAAFLFLQGLETLHLRMPRHCENAMKIAEFLESSDAVEWVNYPGLKSHKDYDRAQQYLTDGQGAILGFGIKGGMEAGKKFINSCKLCSHLANIGDAKTLVIHPASTTHQQLSEDEQRRAGVVPEYIRMSIGIEDAEDIIDDLKQALAAATAS, from the coding sequence ATGAGCGATCAACTTCGACGCGGAACGTTGTCACTTCACGCCGGTCAGGAACCCGACCCAACGACCAACAGTCGCGCGGTGCCGATCTACGCGACGACCAGCTACACGTTCAATGACACCGATCACGCGGCGGCGTTGTTTGGCTTGGCCGAGTTCGGCAATATCTATAGCCGCTTGATGAATCCGACTGTCGACGTCTTGGAAAAGCGTCTGGCGGCACTCGACGGAGGCGTGACCGGGCTATGCTTCGCCTCGGGACAGGCGGCGATCACGGCCGCCGTCCTTACCCTTGCCCACAGCGGGCAGAACATCGTCAGTAGCACGTCGCTCTATGGCGGAACGTGGACGTTGTTTACGCAAACCTTGAAAAGCTTGGGAATCGAAGTTCGCTTTTTCGACCCCAACGAACCCGAGAAGATTCACGAACTTGTCGACGAGAACACGCGACTGGTTTACATGGAATCGATTGGTAACCCCAAAAACGATGTGCCGGATTTTAAAGCGATCGCCGACGCGGCCCACTCCGCTCCGCACGGTCCGTTGCCCGTACTGTGCGACAACACCGTGATGACGCCGATGCTGCTGCGTCCGATCGAACATGGCATCGACATCGTGATCTACAGCACGACGAAGTTCCTCGGTGGCCACGGTGTTCATATCGGAGGCGCGATCGTCGACAGCGGGAATTTCAAGTGGGCAGATAACCCGGACAAGTGGCCGGAATTCTGTGGCCCGTCTCCTTCGTACCACGGTGCCGTCTTCGAAGAACACCTCCGCCCGATGGGCAACATTTCCTATTTGGTTCACATTCGTACGCACTGGCTACGCGACACCGGCGCGGCGATGAGCCCATTTGCGGCATTCCTGTTCTTGCAAGGACTCGAAACGTTGCATCTACGGATGCCACGCCACTGCGAGAACGCCATGAAAATTGCCGAATTTCTTGAATCCAGCGATGCGGTCGAATGGGTGAACTATCCCGGCCTGAAATCACACAAGGATTATGACCGCGCCCAACAGTACCTGACCGATGGCCAAGGGGCGATCCTTGGTTTCGGGATCAAAGGCGGAATGGAAGCGGGCAAAAAGTTCATCAACTCTTGTAAACTTTGCTCGCACTTGGCGAACATTGGCGACGCCAAAACCTTGGTCATTCACCCGGCAAGCACGACGCACCAACAGCTTTCCGAAGACGAGCAGCGCCGTGCGGGTGTGGTCCCCGAATACATCCGGATGTCAATCGGAATCGAAGACGCCGAAGATATCATCGACGATCTTAAACAAGCTCTGGCGGCCGCCACCGCATCGTGA
- a CDS encoding Gfo/Idh/MocA family protein: protein MNQNSSLPNQRRRFLKATAAASAAVASPYFFSSPKTLADETRSKNDRISIGMIGAGGMGNGNMRSAKDWLDVVAVCDVDERRVKKTNESLSKGKAFECSDYREILDRKDIDVVHIATPDHWHTKPLIEAMLAGKDVYCEKPLTLTIDEGKQIRRVQKETGRIVQVGTQQRSTFHLFVKAMAIVAEGRLGRIREVQAAIGGAPTSPSIPVATPDPALDWDRWLGPAPKADYRLLTDQNNRGRGKTNGHYEFRWWYEYSGGKLTDWGAHHVDICSWALKLNGQTAGPLSISGTTEHPVEFKDGYPVQNDRYNTATSFKFDVQYPGDTRMIIRSDTDNGVLITGDKGRIFVSRGRLAGKPVEELADNPLPEDAIAKVYKNLPMERNERQAHWANFLHCSREGKEPISDVHSHMQMLNVCHLAGICARLGRELKWDDQKEQIVGDEQANSFLSRPYRSGYEIDMS, encoded by the coding sequence ATGAACCAAAACTCTTCACTCCCAAACCAACGTCGCCGGTTCCTGAAAGCCACCGCAGCGGCGTCGGCGGCCGTGGCCAGCCCCTACTTTTTCAGTTCCCCCAAAACGTTGGCGGACGAAACACGCAGTAAAAATGATCGAATCTCGATCGGGATGATCGGTGCCGGAGGTATGGGCAACGGAAACATGCGTTCGGCGAAAGATTGGCTTGACGTCGTCGCGGTTTGCGACGTCGACGAACGCCGAGTCAAAAAGACGAACGAATCGCTAAGCAAAGGCAAGGCGTTTGAATGTAGCGACTATCGCGAAATCCTTGATCGCAAAGACATTGATGTCGTTCATATCGCGACACCGGATCACTGGCACACCAAACCGTTGATCGAAGCGATGCTGGCAGGCAAAGACGTCTACTGTGAAAAACCGTTGACGCTGACGATCGACGAAGGCAAGCAGATTCGTCGCGTGCAAAAGGAAACCGGCCGGATCGTCCAAGTTGGGACACAACAACGCAGCACGTTTCACTTGTTCGTCAAAGCGATGGCGATTGTCGCCGAAGGTCGTCTGGGACGCATTCGCGAAGTCCAAGCGGCAATCGGTGGAGCCCCGACCAGTCCGTCCATTCCGGTCGCTACGCCCGATCCCGCACTGGATTGGGACCGCTGGCTCGGCCCCGCTCCCAAAGCTGACTACCGTTTGCTGACCGATCAAAACAATCGCGGTCGCGGCAAAACTAACGGGCACTACGAGTTTCGCTGGTGGTACGAGTACAGCGGTGGCAAACTGACCGACTGGGGTGCACACCATGTGGATATCTGCAGCTGGGCTTTAAAGCTCAATGGCCAGACGGCCGGCCCGCTTTCGATCAGCGGTACGACCGAACATCCCGTCGAATTCAAAGACGGTTATCCGGTACAGAACGATCGCTATAACACCGCGACGTCATTCAAGTTTGACGTTCAATACCCCGGTGACACCCGCATGATCATCCGCAGCGACACCGACAATGGTGTGTTGATTACAGGTGACAAGGGGCGGATCTTTGTCAGCCGTGGCCGCCTTGCCGGAAAGCCTGTCGAAGAGCTTGCCGACAATCCACTCCCCGAAGACGCGATCGCCAAGGTCTACAAAAATTTGCCGATGGAGCGAAACGAACGGCAGGCGCACTGGGCAAACTTCTTGCACTGCTCCCGCGAAGGCAAGGAGCCGATCAGTGACGTTCATTCGCACATGCAAATGTTGAATGTTTGTCACTTGGCAGGCATCTGCGCCCGCCTTGGACGTGAGCTGAAATGGGACGACCAGAAAGAGCAAATCGTCGGCGACGAACAAGCGAACAGCTTCCTCTCGCGTCCCTACCGAAGTGGTTACGAAATCGACATGTCGTAA
- a CDS encoding TIGR00266 family protein gives MEFNCPMCGKHYQAGDDLAGKMVNCRTCGHAFPVPRLTSNGGTSTGEDPFANESLASGVDSTTNSDDRFAAGEVQVTSAPVTMRGGQSSDGVARTSDEIDYEIFGHETQYVEITLDPGEQTIAEAGALMYMTSGIEMATVFGDPSKQDSSLFGKVLSAGKRALTGEALFMTTFTNQSNARAQVAFGAPYPGRCIPLHLDQLGGEVICQKDAFLCGARGITVDIAFQKKIGAGLFGGEGFIMQRLRGDGIGVIHAGGTMMYRELDAGETIRLDTGCLVAMGPTVNYDVEFVGGLKNAFFGGEGLFLATVRGPGPVWLQSLPFSRFAGRLAAAIPSGGNTRKGEGSLLGGFGEMFMGD, from the coding sequence ATGGAATTTAACTGCCCGATGTGCGGGAAGCATTATCAAGCCGGTGATGACTTGGCTGGGAAGATGGTCAACTGCCGGACCTGCGGACATGCATTCCCGGTTCCTCGTTTGACATCGAACGGAGGAACATCGACGGGCGAAGATCCGTTCGCAAACGAAAGTTTAGCATCGGGAGTCGATTCAACCACCAACAGCGACGACCGGTTTGCGGCCGGCGAAGTACAGGTCACTTCCGCACCCGTCACGATGCGTGGTGGCCAATCGTCCGATGGCGTCGCGCGAACGAGCGACGAGATTGATTACGAGATCTTTGGTCACGAAACCCAGTACGTCGAAATCACGCTTGATCCAGGCGAGCAAACAATCGCAGAAGCGGGCGCGTTGATGTACATGACGAGCGGGATCGAAATGGCAACCGTGTTCGGTGATCCCTCCAAACAGGACTCGAGTCTGTTCGGGAAAGTACTTTCGGCGGGCAAGCGGGCACTCACCGGCGAAGCACTCTTCATGACCACGTTCACAAATCAATCGAACGCTCGCGCTCAGGTTGCGTTCGGTGCACCCTACCCAGGTCGTTGTATCCCGCTGCACCTCGATCAGCTCGGAGGCGAGGTGATTTGCCAAAAGGATGCGTTTCTTTGCGGTGCCCGTGGCATCACCGTCGACATCGCATTTCAGAAAAAAATTGGCGCGGGATTATTTGGTGGTGAAGGTTTCATCATGCAACGCCTCCGAGGTGACGGTATCGGTGTCATCCATGCCGGTGGAACGATGATGTATCGCGAACTCGATGCCGGAGAAACCATTCGGCTTGATACCGGTTGTTTGGTCGCAATGGGGCCGACCGTAAATTATGACGTCGAATTCGTCGGTGGGTTGAAGAACGCATTCTTCGGTGGTGAAGGCCTGTTTTTGGCAACCGTTCGTGGTCCCGGCCCGGTGTGGCTGCAGTCGCTACCGTTCTCGAGATTCGCGGGACGCTTGGCCGCCGCGATTCCTTCAGGAGGCAATACGCGCAAGGGTGAAGGCAGTTTGTTGGGCGGATTCGGTGAAATGTTTATGGGTGACTAG
- a CDS encoding chemotaxis protein CheA has protein sequence MDGLDDDIVKEFLVESYESLDQLDSDLLALEDEPDNRDRLASIFRTIHTIKGTSGFLALPKLEKVAHVGENLLVPLRDGAFQLNNHIADGLLGMVDAIRTILSNLEECGIEGDADYAALIEQLQQLLQTQGDIGGGGPDSIDQVDQGTAPSESADEPAPVAQPSGEATAPSHNEAATEPVATQTSPPVADNNGLPATEPTASPPPAASPSKVTANKPAASSQAKSSDGEKAKSVADSTVRIDVDLLDKLMNLVGELVLARNQILRICEKSKDSNILAASQRLNLITTELQEGVMKTRMQPIRHAWSKLPRVVRDLATACKKKVAVQMEGADTELDKTILEAIKDPLTHIVRNSVDHGIESPDVRVENGKAAEGILLLRAFHEGGQVIIEICDDGGGIRADRVRDKAIEKGLITAEQAELMGERELINLILLPGFSTAQTVTNVSGRGVGMDVVKTNIERIGGTLEIKSAAGEGTTLRIKIPLTLAIVPALITETAGEAYAIPQVSLLELVRLDCDLDKCEIEFIHDVPVYRLRGNLLPLVFLDELLGLRPPRGRNDYNESVNIIVLQAEDRQFGLVVDSVIDSQEIVVKPLGGHLENIACYAGATIMGDGMVALILDVLGVAQRSNILSEHRDRVPRNSESDGLEGTSESELMLLVESQEGNRSAIKLSTVARLEKFQASQIEHSGNDQVIQYRGEIMPLVQLGSGYGGVAGDESGLINAVVYSAGPKHIGIVVQNIVDVVNVPTAMVSDPNQGQCIIRDRVTEVIDLDQVVSHVAPQGFSSAAFA, from the coding sequence GTGGACGGACTTGATGATGACATCGTCAAAGAGTTTCTAGTCGAAAGCTACGAAAGCCTTGACCAACTCGACAGTGATCTCCTGGCCCTCGAAGATGAGCCAGACAATCGAGATCGTCTAGCGAGTATCTTTCGAACGATCCACACGATTAAAGGCACATCGGGTTTCCTCGCACTTCCGAAACTTGAGAAAGTCGCGCACGTCGGCGAGAACTTGCTCGTTCCACTTCGCGATGGCGCGTTCCAGCTCAATAATCATATTGCCGATGGATTGCTCGGAATGGTCGACGCCATCCGGACCATCCTCAGCAATCTTGAAGAATGCGGTATCGAAGGCGATGCCGATTACGCGGCACTGATCGAACAGCTACAGCAGTTACTGCAAACACAAGGAGACATCGGTGGTGGTGGACCGGACTCGATCGATCAAGTCGACCAAGGGACCGCGCCTTCTGAGTCGGCCGACGAACCGGCGCCGGTTGCACAGCCATCCGGTGAGGCGACAGCGCCAAGTCACAACGAAGCTGCTACTGAACCCGTCGCAACTCAAACTTCTCCTCCGGTAGCCGACAACAATGGTCTTCCGGCTACCGAGCCGACCGCGTCTCCGCCGCCGGCTGCTTCACCTAGCAAGGTCACTGCGAACAAGCCCGCCGCTAGCAGCCAGGCTAAGTCGTCTGACGGTGAAAAGGCAAAGTCGGTTGCCGATTCGACCGTGCGAATCGACGTCGACTTGCTAGACAAGTTGATGAATTTGGTCGGCGAGTTGGTCTTGGCGCGAAACCAAATCTTAAGAATTTGCGAGAAGTCGAAAGATTCCAATATCCTCGCCGCGTCGCAACGCTTGAACCTGATCACGACGGAACTTCAAGAAGGCGTGATGAAGACGCGGATGCAACCGATTCGGCATGCTTGGAGCAAACTCCCACGCGTCGTCCGGGACCTGGCGACGGCATGTAAGAAAAAGGTCGCCGTGCAGATGGAAGGTGCTGATACGGAACTCGACAAAACCATTCTCGAAGCGATCAAAGATCCGCTAACTCACATCGTCCGTAACTCGGTCGACCACGGAATCGAGTCTCCGGATGTTCGAGTTGAAAATGGAAAGGCGGCCGAGGGAATCCTGCTGCTAAGAGCGTTCCATGAAGGCGGCCAAGTGATCATCGAAATCTGTGATGACGGCGGCGGAATTCGTGCCGACCGGGTCCGTGACAAAGCAATTGAAAAAGGCTTGATCACCGCCGAGCAAGCTGAGTTGATGGGCGAGCGTGAGCTGATCAACCTGATCTTGCTACCCGGATTTTCGACCGCGCAAACGGTCACGAACGTTTCCGGCCGTGGCGTTGGAATGGATGTCGTCAAGACAAACATCGAACGGATCGGTGGCACCTTGGAAATCAAGAGCGCTGCGGGTGAAGGCACCACGCTGCGTATCAAGATTCCGCTGACGTTGGCGATCGTCCCGGCGCTCATCACCGAGACGGCAGGCGAAGCCTATGCGATCCCACAGGTCAGTTTACTTGAACTGGTGCGTTTGGACTGCGACCTTGACAAATGTGAAATCGAGTTCATCCATGATGTTCCGGTGTATCGTCTACGAGGGAATCTGCTTCCACTCGTCTTTCTCGATGAACTGTTGGGACTGCGTCCACCACGTGGCCGGAACGACTACAACGAAAGCGTCAACATCATTGTGTTGCAAGCCGAGGATCGCCAGTTCGGCTTGGTGGTCGACTCGGTCATCGACAGCCAAGAAATTGTTGTCAAGCCACTTGGCGGTCACCTGGAAAACATCGCCTGTTACGCCGGTGCGACGATCATGGGCGACGGTATGGTCGCTCTAATTCTGGATGTCTTGGGGGTCGCTCAGCGAAGCAACATCCTGTCCGAGCACCGTGACCGCGTACCAAGAAATAGTGAATCGGATGGTCTGGAAGGAACATCAGAATCCGAATTGATGCTTTTAGTTGAGTCGCAGGAAGGAAATCGGTCGGCGATTAAGTTGTCCACCGTCGCACGTCTCGAAAAGTTCCAAGCGAGCCAGATCGAACATAGTGGGAATGATCAAGTCATTCAGTATCGTGGTGAAATCATGCCGTTGGTGCAGCTCGGCAGCGGATACGGTGGCGTCGCCGGTGACGAAAGCGGTTTGATCAACGCGGTCGTGTATTCGGCCGGACCGAAGCACATTGGAATCGTCGTGCAGAACATTGTCGACGTTGTCAATGTACCGACTGCGATGGTCAGTGACCCTAATCAGGGCCAGTGCATTATTCGTGACCGAGTGACCGAAGTCATCGACCTCGATCAAGTCGTCTCTCACGTCGCACCGCAAGGATTCAGCAGTGCCGCGTTTGCCTAG
- a CDS encoding methyl-accepting chemotaxis protein, whose product MSFISRLSPKTRVLMLGVVLPAFLAVVLAWMYYNDAKSKAVQHCIEKGLSLCVSAEATRNYMQAQWDDGIYNTEMLRDLKERGEDEKLLSTLPIIAAFNSINHVADKGEFSYSIPALRPRNRDHAATEFQLEALSELKATGADQLVRINDETNTAHLFRPIRLDQSCLICHGDPATSETLWGNSTGTDVTGYPMEGMKKGEMYGAFEIVQSLEPAQQAAAAALAKASIAVIVMLAVSSVFSQLVLRSIRDDQSKKASEIGSAVGTEVANDTAKIASSIEEFSMNVGNIADYARHASDNAKHVVSLVESTHTQSQALDTSTREIGSVVQLIESIAEQTNLLALNATIEAARAGEVGKGFAVVAGEVKGLAQQTADATGVITEKIESVQHTAIRLLADIKQVQETISSIDSNQDAISQAVSQQQDATTEISQSIHRVLQSSQTLADRLKLND is encoded by the coding sequence ATGAGTTTTATCAGTCGCCTCTCACCGAAGACACGTGTCCTGATGCTAGGAGTCGTTCTCCCAGCATTTTTGGCAGTTGTGTTGGCATGGATGTACTACAACGACGCGAAATCGAAGGCAGTTCAGCACTGCATCGAAAAAGGCTTGTCGCTGTGCGTCTCTGCCGAAGCGACCAGAAACTACATGCAAGCACAATGGGACGATGGGATCTATAACACGGAAATGCTGCGTGACTTAAAAGAACGTGGCGAAGACGAGAAGCTTCTTTCGACGTTGCCGATCATTGCCGCATTCAATTCGATCAACCACGTCGCCGACAAAGGTGAGTTTTCTTATTCGATTCCTGCGCTCCGGCCTCGTAATCGTGACCACGCCGCAACTGAATTTCAACTCGAAGCACTGTCGGAACTGAAAGCAACCGGGGCCGACCAGCTCGTCCGCATCAATGACGAAACGAACACGGCCCATCTATTTCGGCCGATTCGTCTGGATCAGAGCTGTTTGATTTGCCATGGCGATCCGGCAACGTCTGAGACACTTTGGGGGAACAGTACCGGAACCGATGTGACCGGTTATCCGATGGAGGGCATGAAGAAAGGGGAGATGTACGGTGCGTTTGAAATCGTGCAATCTTTGGAGCCGGCCCAACAGGCGGCGGCGGCAGCGCTCGCGAAAGCTTCGATCGCCGTCATCGTCATGCTTGCCGTGAGCTCCGTGTTTTCACAGCTCGTTCTGCGCTCGATTCGTGATGATCAAAGCAAAAAAGCATCGGAAATCGGATCGGCCGTTGGAACGGAGGTCGCGAACGACACCGCGAAAATCGCCTCGTCGATCGAAGAATTTTCCATGAACGTCGGTAACATTGCTGACTATGCCAGGCATGCGTCTGACAATGCGAAGCATGTCGTTTCATTAGTGGAGTCAACGCATACGCAAAGCCAAGCGCTGGACACAAGCACGCGTGAAATTGGCAGCGTCGTCCAACTGATCGAATCGATCGCCGAACAAACAAATTTACTCGCGCTCAACGCGACCATCGAAGCGGCGCGAGCCGGTGAAGTTGGAAAGGGATTCGCCGTAGTCGCCGGGGAAGTCAAAGGCCTTGCCCAGCAAACCGCCGATGCGACCGGTGTCATAACCGAGAAAATCGAGTCCGTTCAACATACCGCAATACGACTACTGGCGGACATCAAGCAAGTCCAAGAAACCATCAGCAGTATCGACTCGAATCAAGACGCCATTTCTCAAGCGGTTTCGCAACAGCAGGATGCAACGACGGAAATTAGTCAGAGTATTCATCGAGTTTTGCAATCTAGCCAAACGTTGGCTGACAGGTTGAAGCTAAATGATTGA
- a CDS encoding methyl-accepting chemotaxis protein produces the protein MMKRSKKVGHLRLYIIAIPIICLVGMLIQTTLFALQNSQLVSSNAATNLSGHQRFLNLLHTQQILGSERAASTDANGTYERMVNAISTLRNGGDNEFGTIAPANAMVAESLDHSLAAIEHKKKIAEEYLAAKKRNDIQATENLQTLLVQQSGDAHQAANTVVSTIDEQIQLLSHAQFLQCIVGAIVITLGCFGVSLYCSRKACGVLAQASESIGSTGDVAQNVSSSAEALRGAVAQFETSIQEIARNATGAASVARNAVDAARSTTDTITRLGRSSTEIGEMIRVINSIAEQTNLLALNATIEAARAGEAGKGFAVVANEVKELAAQTGTATEDIVRRIEAIQGDTMEATDAIDLVSDIISQINESQNAIAGAVEEQTAMTAEISNNVADLADGNSVIANTVMSLNQLLRSEVDRDKNGEFVGSASSLKRKYQL, from the coding sequence ATGATGAAGCGTTCGAAAAAAGTAGGGCATCTTCGCCTCTACATCATTGCGATTCCAATCATCTGTCTGGTTGGAATGTTAATCCAGACGACTCTGTTTGCGTTGCAAAACTCTCAACTCGTTTCTAGCAATGCGGCGACGAATTTGAGCGGTCACCAACGCTTTCTGAACCTCTTGCATACCCAGCAAATCCTGGGATCAGAACGTGCCGCATCCACCGATGCGAACGGAACCTACGAGAGAATGGTCAACGCGATTTCAACGTTACGCAACGGCGGCGACAACGAATTTGGGACGATCGCCCCGGCAAACGCGATGGTCGCTGAATCACTGGACCATTCTCTGGCTGCAATCGAGCATAAAAAAAAGATTGCCGAAGAGTATCTCGCGGCCAAGAAGCGGAACGATATTCAGGCTACCGAAAACCTGCAAACGTTGCTGGTTCAGCAATCCGGTGATGCACACCAAGCCGCGAATACTGTCGTTTCGACGATCGACGAGCAAATTCAATTGCTTTCGCACGCCCAATTTCTTCAATGTATCGTCGGGGCAATCGTCATCACTCTGGGGTGCTTCGGTGTCAGTTTGTATTGCTCACGGAAAGCATGTGGTGTCTTGGCACAAGCATCCGAGTCGATCGGGTCCACTGGCGATGTCGCACAAAATGTCAGTTCAAGTGCGGAGGCATTGCGTGGGGCAGTCGCACAGTTTGAGACGAGCATCCAAGAAATCGCGCGGAATGCGACCGGCGCCGCAAGTGTTGCCAGGAACGCGGTCGATGCGGCCCGATCGACTACCGACACGATCACCCGCTTGGGACGCAGCAGTACTGAAATCGGAGAAATGATTCGCGTCATTAACTCGATCGCCGAGCAAACGAATCTATTGGCATTGAACGCGACGATCGAAGCCGCACGGGCCGGAGAAGCTGGAAAAGGGTTTGCCGTCGTTGCGAATGAAGTGAAGGAGCTGGCCGCGCAAACAGGTACGGCAACCGAAGACATCGTCCGCCGGATCGAAGCGATTCAGGGTGACACGATGGAGGCAACAGACGCGATCGATCTCGTTAGCGACATTATCTCTCAAATCAATGAGAGCCAAAACGCGATCGCGGGTGCGGTCGAAGAACAGACCGCTATGACCGCGGAAATTTCCAACAACGTTGCCGATCTGGCCGACGGCAATAGTGTGATCGCCAACACCGTCATGTCACTCAATCAGTTGTTACGAAGCGAAGTTGATCGTGACAAGAATGGAGAGTTTGTCGGGTCGGCGTCGTCATTGAAACGTAAATATCAACTTTAG
- a CDS encoding HDOD domain-containing protein, producing the protein MDSTHLQIETPPERLRLLLDGRRGETLKLPAAACEALEIAEDPECRPEQLACVISHDPMLAADTLAIANSAAFAQGRTLASLHQAIVRIGIRQCKNLIIASSSAGMMKRLPLEQVWVRDLLLQHSFATASAAGHLNQLLGLRFEGEEFTAGLLHDLGRLIFALVDPKNFEEADLLDFIEPGQLLERERQFFRTDHCHMGAWFAQQQKLPRALVESILLHHNPSAACNHHRLVAITAAADHIANHIQRFNEAVSYEPEGNVAIKVLEELEGRPFTESFDNVAHEVITKTQADLEMSCRHQCSSEPECHS; encoded by the coding sequence ATGGATTCAACACACTTGCAAATCGAAACACCCCCGGAAAGACTGCGTTTATTGCTTGACGGACGCCGCGGTGAAACGTTGAAGCTTCCCGCCGCGGCATGTGAAGCGTTGGAAATCGCCGAAGACCCGGAGTGCCGACCCGAGCAGCTGGCTTGTGTCATTTCGCATGACCCCATGTTGGCGGCCGACACACTCGCCATCGCCAATTCCGCGGCTTTCGCCCAAGGACGCACGCTTGCTTCGTTGCACCAAGCGATCGTACGGATCGGGATTCGTCAGTGTAAGAATTTGATCATCGCGTCAAGTTCGGCAGGGATGATGAAACGTTTGCCGCTGGAACAGGTATGGGTTCGAGATCTGCTCCTGCAACATAGTTTTGCGACCGCGTCCGCTGCCGGACATCTCAACCAGTTGCTCGGGTTGCGGTTCGAAGGAGAGGAATTTACCGCGGGGCTGTTACATGATCTTGGCCGTCTGATTTTCGCCCTCGTGGATCCGAAAAATTTCGAAGAAGCAGACCTCTTGGATTTTATCGAGCCGGGGCAGTTGCTCGAGCGTGAACGGCAATTCTTCCGTACGGACCATTGTCACATGGGGGCGTGGTTTGCTCAGCAGCAAAAACTTCCGCGTGCGCTGGTCGAATCGATCCTGCTGCATCACAACCCCTCCGCAGCGTGTAATCATCACCGCTTAGTCGCCATTACTGCGGCCGCAGACCACATAGCGAATCACATCCAGCGATTCAACGAAGCGGTGAGCTATGAACCTGAAGGCAACGTTGCGATTAAGGTCCTCGAAGAACTCGAGGGCCGACCGTTTACGGAATCGTTCGACAACGTTGCGCACGAGGTGATTACGAAAACGCAAGCTGATTTAGAGATGAGTTGTAGACACCAATGTAGTTCGGAGCCGGAGTGCCACTCATGA
- the cheB gene encoding chemotaxis-specific protein-glutamate methyltransferase CheB, with translation MTQAIRVMVCDDSSMMRRLLVSTLNSTADIKVVTEAVHGKDALMKLPGTRPDIVIMDVGMPVMDGIETVREIRKVDRQLPIIMFSALTQDGTEATSDAISAGANEFATKPVEAGHISQAVAQLKEDLLPKIYRLVPSKAPVACGPNGLPVGATVMRSPGALAAPANANVVATPPVSSRPPANTARIEVIGIGVSTGGPKALASVVAKLPQKLRVPIFIVQHMPASFTALLAERLAAEQGHSVVEASHDRIIEPGQIVIAPGGFHMVVTRQGKNIVTKLNRDPPIHSCRPAVDPMFRSLAHTFGENCLGVILTGMGIDGTEGARALRERGCTIIAQDKATSVVWGMPGSVVQQGLADVVLPIDKIPLEIDRLLSR, from the coding sequence ATGACTCAAGCCATTCGCGTGATGGTTTGCGATGACTCTTCGATGATGCGCCGACTATTGGTTTCAACGCTCAACAGCACGGCTGACATTAAAGTGGTGACCGAAGCGGTTCATGGGAAAGATGCGCTGATGAAGCTTCCCGGGACTCGTCCTGACATTGTGATCATGGACGTGGGGATGCCCGTGATGGACGGCATCGAAACCGTTCGCGAGATTCGCAAGGTTGATCGACAACTGCCGATCATCATGTTCAGCGCTCTCACACAAGACGGCACCGAAGCGACATCGGACGCGATCTCTGCGGGCGCAAATGAGTTCGCGACCAAGCCCGTCGAAGCGGGACATATCTCGCAAGCCGTCGCGCAACTTAAGGAAGACTTGCTACCGAAGATTTATCGACTTGTCCCCAGCAAGGCCCCCGTCGCGTGCGGTCCCAACGGATTGCCCGTCGGTGCGACCGTCATGCGATCTCCCGGCGCATTGGCTGCACCAGCAAACGCAAATGTAGTTGCAACGCCACCGGTATCCAGTCGGCCGCCGGCCAATACGGCACGGATCGAAGTGATTGGAATCGGTGTGTCGACCGGTGGGCCGAAGGCACTCGCAAGTGTCGTTGCGAAGCTACCACAGAAACTACGAGTGCCAATTTTTATTGTTCAGCACATGCCGGCATCGTTCACGGCGCTACTCGCCGAACGACTTGCCGCCGAACAAGGGCATTCGGTTGTCGAGGCCAGCCATGATCGAATCATCGAACCGGGACAGATCGTCATCGCACCCGGAGGATTCCATATGGTCGTTACGCGACAGGGAAAGAACATTGTCACCAAACTGAATCGTGATCCGCCCATCCACTCTTGTCGGCCTGCGGTGGATCCAATGTTTCGCTCTCTCGCCCACACATTTGGCGAAAACTGTTTGGGGGTAATCCTGACTGGGATGGGCATTGACGGCACCGAAGGCGCGCGAGCATTGCGCGAGCGAGGTTGCACCATCATCGCGCAAGATAAAGCGACCAGCGTTGTCTGGGGAATGCCCGGCAGCGTCGTCCAACAAGGGCTTGCCGATGTTGTGCTGCCGATCGACAAGATCCCCTTGGAAATCGATCGCCTGCTTTCACGATGA